A window of Polaribacter litorisediminis contains these coding sequences:
- the lhgO gene encoding L-2-hydroxyglutarate oxidase — MKNNKKIAIIGGGILGLATGYQLVNKRSGFKVHLFEKEKGFGKHQSGNNSGVLHCGLHYQPGSLKAKLAVNGIREMIRFCEINQINHEICGKVVVASNASEAKYLDNLAERGNRNGLLGVKYLNKEELKVREPNVFATKALLVPEEGIIDYHQVMSTMAKGICDAGSEISYNTEVNHIITAGNQSIINTDNNSYEFDYIINCTGLQSDRTYEKFTKLKSPLKIVPFRGEYMNIKEEYTSLINHLVYPVPDPTYPFLGVHFTRLTNGKREVGPNAVLALKREGYSNRDFNLNDTADTIFYKGFQKFIFKNFRFTMGEFKSSLSKKDFVNKAKKLIPSVEDYMFEKGTAGVRAQAMDKEGELIMDFKIEKNGNQIHVINAPSPGATASLSIASYIIDNYIF; from the coding sequence GTGAAAAATAACAAAAAAATTGCAATTATTGGTGGTGGTATATTAGGTTTGGCTACTGGATATCAGTTGGTTAATAAACGCTCAGGATTTAAAGTACACCTATTTGAAAAAGAAAAGGGGTTTGGAAAACATCAATCAGGAAACAATAGTGGTGTACTTCATTGCGGATTGCATTATCAACCAGGTTCTTTAAAAGCCAAATTAGCGGTTAATGGAATTAGAGAAATGATAAGATTTTGTGAAATTAATCAAATAAATCATGAAATATGTGGTAAAGTTGTCGTAGCGTCTAATGCTAGTGAAGCAAAATATTTAGATAATTTAGCAGAGAGAGGAAATAGAAATGGATTATTAGGAGTTAAATATTTGAATAAAGAAGAATTAAAAGTTCGAGAACCTAATGTTTTTGCAACTAAGGCATTACTGGTACCGGAAGAAGGAATCATAGATTACCATCAAGTAATGAGTACAATGGCAAAAGGGATTTGTGATGCGGGGAGTGAAATTAGTTATAATACTGAAGTCAATCATATTATTACAGCAGGAAATCAAAGTATTATTAATACGGATAATAATAGTTATGAATTTGACTATATTATAAATTGTACTGGTTTACAGTCGGATAGAACTTACGAAAAATTCACAAAATTAAAATCTCCATTAAAAATCGTCCCTTTTAGAGGTGAATACATGAATATAAAAGAAGAATATACAAGTTTAATAAATCACCTAGTATATCCAGTGCCAGATCCAACGTATCCTTTTTTAGGTGTTCATTTTACAAGACTTACTAATGGCAAAAGAGAAGTAGGGCCTAATGCCGTTTTAGCATTAAAAAGAGAAGGATATTCTAATAGGGATTTCAATTTAAATGATACGGCTGATACTATCTTCTATAAAGGTTTTCAAAAATTTATTTTCAAAAATTTTAGATTCACTATGGGAGAATTCAAAAGTTCATTATCTAAAAAAGATTTTGTGAATAAAGCAAAAAAGTTAATTCCAAGTGTTGAAGACTATATGTTTGAAAAAGGTACAGCGGGTGTTCGAGCTCAAGCAATGGATAAAGAAGGTGAATTAATAATGGATTTTAAAATTGAAAAAAATGGAAATCAGATTCATGTAATTAATGCGCCATCTCCCGGAGCAACGGCTTCATTATCAATTGCAAGTTATATAATTGATAACTATATTTTTTAA
- a CDS encoding glycosyltransferase family 4 protein gives MKNIAFPHRPGSGGPGSFQVRFEKELEERGYNIIYSDSNITPDLIFIVGGTKKIFWLLKHKLKKVPIIFRLDGINWLHKIPGTKQRTFKNWITSTVINFLNKIIHALFANEIIYQSEFVRNWWDKKGFVKHKKFSIIYNGVDHNVFKSKHKYNDTFIPKIVFLEGNLDYSPYAIDLINEVYDVFKERVFLYGDILFEVERNKLNKKANYMGSVSKESLPDIYSGAIYVSLDVHPACPNTVIEALSCGAPVVGFDTGAISELVEHNNVGFVVSYGSNAWKLDSPDVISLINGIHEISNRFSYYANNAEKYANNKFSIQRMTDKYEEVINKVKK, from the coding sequence ATGAAGAATATTGCATTTCCACATAGGCCAGGTTCTGGTGGACCAGGAAGTTTTCAAGTGAGATTTGAAAAAGAATTGGAAGAAAGAGGTTACAATATAATATATAGTGACTCAAACATTACTCCTGATTTAATATTTATTGTGGGAGGGACAAAAAAAATATTTTGGTTATTAAAGCATAAATTAAAAAAAGTTCCAATCATTTTTAGACTTGATGGTATCAATTGGCTTCATAAAATACCTGGTACCAAACAAAGGACATTTAAAAATTGGATAACGTCAACGGTGATTAATTTTTTAAATAAGATCATACATGCCCTATTTGCGAATGAAATTATTTATCAATCAGAATTTGTAAGAAATTGGTGGGATAAAAAGGGATTTGTAAAGCACAAAAAATTCAGTATTATTTATAATGGAGTTGATCATAATGTATTTAAAAGTAAGCATAAATACAACGACACATTTATTCCGAAGATTGTTTTTTTAGAAGGTAATTTGGATTATTCACCATATGCTATTGACTTAATAAATGAGGTATATGATGTTTTTAAAGAAAGAGTTTTTCTGTATGGTGATATATTATTTGAAGTAGAAAGAAATAAATTAAATAAAAAAGCCAATTACATGGGGTCAGTTTCAAAAGAGTCTTTACCCGATATATATAGTGGGGCAATCTATGTCTCTTTAGATGTGCATCCAGCATGTCCAAATACTGTAATTGAGGCATTATCGTGCGGTGCACCTGTTGTAGGATTTGATACTGGGGCTATATCAGAACTCGTTGAACATAATAATGTTGGTTTTGTTGTTTCATATGGTTCAAATGCATGGAAGTTGGATAGCCCCGATGTTATAAGTCTTATTAATGGGATACATGAAATTTCAAATAGATTTTCTTATTATGCAAATAATGCAGAAAAGTATGCAAATAATAAATTCTCTATTCAGAGAATGACTGATAAGTACGAAGAGGTAATCAATAAAGTTAAAAAATGA
- a CDS encoding acyltransferase: MNRFKAEIYRFFEMIFSLIPGFMGFYLRRWYYGFFLKSKGSSFKISVFSRIQQPQAVKIGNFVGFNDGTWIAANLKGGEIIIGDNVIVGPRCVLHSGNHNYEDPDIPIWKQGYSFSPIIIEDDVWIAANVTVLKGVTIGKGSVIAAGSVVTKNVEKYSIMAGVPAKIIGQR; encoded by the coding sequence ATGAACAGATTTAAAGCAGAAATTTATCGCTTTTTTGAAATGATTTTTTCATTAATACCTGGATTTATGGGGTTTTATTTAAGGAGATGGTACTATGGGTTTTTTCTAAAATCAAAAGGAAGCTCATTTAAGATTTCAGTTTTTTCGAGGATTCAACAACCTCAAGCAGTGAAAATTGGAAATTTTGTAGGTTTTAATGATGGGACCTGGATAGCTGCTAATCTCAAAGGAGGTGAAATTATTATAGGCGATAATGTTATTGTTGGACCTAGATGTGTTTTACATTCAGGAAATCATAATTATGAAGATCCAGACATACCGATTTGGAAGCAGGGATATAGTTTTTCGCCCATAATTATAGAAGATGATGTTTGGATTGCAGCTAATGTTACTGTGTTAAAAGGAGTCACAATTGGTAAAGGTAGTGTTATAGCAGCTGGTAGTGTTGTTACAAAAAATGTTGAGAAGTATTCAATTATGGCAGGAGTTCCTGCCAAAATAATAGGACAAAGATAA
- the rffA gene encoding dTDP-4-amino-4,6-dideoxygalactose transaminase, whose translation MTIPFNKPYLTGKETHYIYEAVKSGKISGNGIFTKKCQQFFEEKYGFKKVLLTTSCTDALEMAAILTNIELDDEVIMPSYTFVSTAIAFVRQGAKIVFADSYVDNPNMNADAIEALITPKTKAIVPVHYAGVACDMDKIMELAAKYNLLVIEDAAQAIDSFYTGKDGVKRALGSIGHLAAFSFHETKNIISGEGGMLTINYEKFIHRAEIIWEKGTNRAEFFRGEVNKYAWVDTGSSFLPSEVIAAFLWAQIENLEDIQSRRLKIWNAYFENLKDWALLNNIKMPAIPEYATNNAHMFYLTCENIEQRSAIIENLKSNNILAVFHYLSLHSSPFYAQKHDGRIMPETDRYTDCLVRLPLFYELNEDLVINQLNKIF comes from the coding sequence ATGACAATTCCTTTTAATAAACCGTATCTAACGGGTAAAGAAACGCATTATATTTACGAAGCTGTAAAGTCGGGAAAAATTTCCGGCAATGGTATTTTTACTAAAAAATGTCAACAGTTTTTTGAAGAAAAATATGGTTTCAAAAAAGTTTTGCTCACTACTTCCTGCACAGATGCTTTGGAAATGGCAGCTATTTTGACTAATATCGAATTGGATGATGAGGTCATCATGCCAAGTTATACTTTTGTTTCTACCGCAATTGCATTTGTTCGGCAAGGTGCTAAAATTGTTTTTGCTGATTCTTATGTGGATAACCCAAACATGAATGCGGATGCTATAGAAGCTTTAATAACTCCAAAAACAAAAGCAATTGTTCCTGTACATTATGCAGGTGTTGCTTGTGATATGGATAAAATTATGGAGTTAGCTGCTAAATATAATTTACTAGTAATTGAAGATGCAGCCCAGGCCATTGATAGTTTTTATACAGGTAAAGATGGTGTAAAAAGAGCATTAGGGAGTATAGGCCATCTAGCAGCATTTTCTTTTCATGAAACAAAAAACATTATTTCAGGCGAAGGAGGTATGTTAACTATAAACTACGAGAAGTTTATTCATAGAGCCGAAATTATTTGGGAAAAGGGTACCAACAGAGCTGAGTTTTTTCGGGGTGAAGTAAATAAATATGCATGGGTAGATACTGGAAGTTCTTTTCTTCCATCTGAAGTGATTGCAGCATTTTTGTGGGCCCAAATTGAAAATTTAGAGGATATTCAAAGTCGTAGATTAAAGATTTGGAATGCATACTTCGAAAATCTAAAAGATTGGGCGCTCCTTAATAATATAAAAATGCCCGCAATCCCTGAATATGCAACTAATAATGCCCATATGTTTTATTTAACTTGCGAAAACATTGAACAAAGATCAGCAATCATAGAAAATTTAAAAAGCAATAATATTTTAGCTGTTTTTCATTATTTAAGCTTACATAGTAGTCCATTTTATGCTCAGAAGCACGATGGCAGAATCATGCCAGAAACAGACAGATACACAGATTGCTTAGTTAGGTTGCCGTTATTTTATGAGTTAAATGAGGATTTGGTTATCAATCAGTTAAATAAAATATTTTAA
- a CDS encoding glycosyltransferase yields the protein MKVSIVIPCYKSSKSLEELTEKINILQQEMEEQIELLFVNDSPSNFPTFRTLEKLSKTYSFVTAIHLRKNHGQQIAILVGFLQAKGDLIMTMDDDLQHPTSEIPVLINAMKNDDKVDAIFAVPKYSDKKHGLWRNIGSFLLNKIDTFFLNKPKNLTKSAYKIMTKEIKEFIIQNYNAQPTISSLIITATSNIKNIEVKHNRRKYDKSNYNLFKLIGLSLDSTLHYSSLPLKLIGILGLVGLLFSFFYVIFILIGKYAYGFSIPGFATTVILITIFGGFNLFAVGIIGEYLIRIVKEQQKVPLKDLIKTK from the coding sequence ATGAAGGTTTCAATAGTTATCCCTTGCTACAAGAGTTCGAAAAGTTTGGAAGAACTGACTGAAAAAATAAATATTTTGCAACAAGAGATGGAGGAGCAAATAGAGTTATTATTTGTAAATGATAGTCCGTCCAACTTTCCAACTTTTAGAACACTTGAAAAACTGTCAAAGACATATAGTTTTGTTACTGCAATTCACTTAAGAAAAAATCATGGACAACAAATAGCTATTTTAGTTGGCTTTTTGCAAGCCAAAGGTGATTTGATTATGACTATGGATGATGATTTACAACATCCAACTTCAGAAATTCCAGTCTTAATTAATGCGATGAAAAATGATGATAAGGTTGATGCTATTTTTGCCGTGCCTAAATATTCCGACAAAAAGCACGGTTTATGGCGAAATATTGGTAGTTTTTTACTCAATAAGATAGATACGTTTTTTTTAAATAAACCAAAAAATTTGACAAAGTCTGCATATAAAATAATGACCAAAGAAATTAAAGAATTTATTATTCAAAATTATAATGCACAGCCAACGATATCAAGTTTAATCATTACTGCAACTTCTAATATTAAAAATATAGAAGTTAAACACAACAGACGTAAATATGATAAAAGTAATTATAATTTATTTAAACTTATTGGACTGTCTTTAGACTCGACATTACATTATTCTTCATTGCCTCTCAAATTAATTGGTATTCTTGGTCTTGTCGGTTTATTATTTTCGTTTTTTTATGTTATTTTTATATTGATAGGTAAATATGCCTACGGCTTTAGTATTCCAGGTTTTGCTACTACTGTAATTTTAATTACTATCTTTGGTGGTTTTAATTTGTTTGCAGTCGGTATTATCGGTGAATATCTCATTAGAATAGTGAAGGAGCAACAAAAAGTTCCATTAAAAGATTTAATCAAAACAAAATAG
- a CDS encoding HpcH/HpaI aldolase/citrate lyase family protein, protein MNKYLMRSLMFVPSHNHKLMISADKSQADVLLLDVEDSVHSAGNKQVARNNIVKYISEGFFRNKLIFPRINDRESGQLLKDVTQLTIEGVHGFMYPKAKTKEDIYFFDKLLETIEYEKNIKIGTFKIIALIETASAAMHVTEICNSSKRLIAVAYGSEDFIADLEGVHDYEHTSLFVPRTLIAMGARAAGILPIDTVHIRVHDLTDLDKNLKISKNLGFEGMLVLNPKELPLVHQYFSPNENEVTNALRVLELSKEAEERDEGVAIIDGIFIGPPMVLAAKKKILKHQLISLKHNK, encoded by the coding sequence ATGAATAAATACTTAATGCGCAGTTTAATGTTTGTGCCAAGTCACAATCATAAATTAATGATAAGTGCTGATAAATCTCAAGCAGATGTGCTTTTATTAGATGTAGAAGATTCTGTTCATTCTGCGGGGAACAAGCAGGTAGCAAGAAATAATATCGTCAAATATATTAGTGAAGGATTTTTTAGAAATAAATTGATTTTTCCTCGGATAAATGATAGAGAAAGTGGCCAATTGTTAAAAGACGTTACACAATTAACCATTGAGGGCGTTCATGGCTTTATGTATCCAAAAGCCAAAACCAAAGAAGATATCTATTTTTTCGATAAGCTTTTGGAAACTATTGAATATGAAAAGAACATTAAAATCGGAACTTTTAAAATTATAGCTTTGATTGAGACAGCATCAGCAGCTATGCATGTGACAGAAATCTGTAATTCGTCTAAAAGATTAATAGCAGTGGCATATGGCTCTGAGGATTTTATTGCAGATTTGGAAGGTGTTCATGATTACGAACATACGAGCTTATTTGTGCCAAGGACCTTAATTGCCATGGGAGCAAGAGCTGCGGGTATATTACCAATCGATACGGTACATATCCGAGTGCATGATTTAACTGATTTGGATAAAAATTTAAAAATTTCAAAGAATTTAGGGTTTGAAGGCATGTTGGTGTTAAACCCAAAGGAACTTCCATTGGTACATCAATATTTTTCACCAAATGAAAATGAAGTAACAAATGCTCTGAGAGTTTTAGAACTTTCCAAGGAAGCAGAGGAAAGAGACGAGGGTGTTGCTATTATAGATGGAATATTTATAGGCCCCCCCATGGTTTTAGCAGCTAAAAAGAAAATCCTTAAACATCAATTAATAAGTTTAAAACATAATAAATGA
- a CDS encoding MaoC family dehydratase, whose product MKPSNLGNFYEDFVVGECINHSLSKTIFESDNNFFSLLTMNHHPVHLNLNYAESRQHQKILVVGTLVFSLVVGMTVPDISGKAIANLEYAEVKHLNPVFINDTIYAKTYVLEKIDSKTKLDRGVVKVKTVAFNQKGIEVLSFKRNILIKKNE is encoded by the coding sequence ATGAAACCAAGTAATTTAGGTAATTTTTATGAAGATTTTGTTGTAGGCGAATGTATTAACCATTCGTTATCTAAAACAATATTTGAAAGTGATAATAATTTTTTTAGTTTGCTAACGATGAATCATCATCCTGTTCATTTAAATCTCAATTATGCAGAAAGCAGACAACATCAAAAAATTTTAGTCGTTGGAACTTTAGTATTCAGCTTAGTGGTAGGTATGACAGTACCAGATATTAGCGGAAAGGCTATTGCAAATCTTGAATATGCTGAAGTAAAACATCTTAACCCAGTTTTTATTAATGATACAATTTATGCTAAAACCTATGTTCTAGAGAAGATTGATTCTAAAACAAAATTAGATAGAGGGGTAGTAAAAGTAAAGACGGTCGCCTTTAATCAAAAAGGAATAGAAGTCTTATCATTCAAAAGAAATATTTTAATAAAAAAAAATGAATAA
- a CDS encoding aldolase/citrate lyase family protein — translation MKDYFFIPATKLHKLDSISDDCIKIIDFEDSILFDEIEYYMDALKKVPDYMQYWYRVPIRNSYDEKITLNHLNAFVKIGIKNIIIPKLKTKNEFVEITKIKANLSFILLVEHPLFLIELKSVLKNKKLISSIIAIGIGTHDYLTFMKSSEDSANFNFIRLQLLNIGKAYGVDCLDYASMNIKNEDEFKRSINNTYKLGFDGKFLVHPIQKKWVDVYFEQTQKEETEWAKRIISHLPAGSSEDIEPFIIDGEIIEKPHVRKALNILNNETK, via the coding sequence ATGAAAGATTATTTTTTTATACCAGCTACAAAACTTCATAAACTTGATTCAATCTCTGACGATTGTATAAAGATAATTGATTTTGAGGATTCTATACTATTCGATGAAATTGAGTATTATATGGATGCTTTAAAAAAAGTACCTGACTACATGCAATATTGGTACAGAGTGCCAATTAGAAATAGTTATGATGAAAAAATTACCTTAAATCACTTAAATGCATTTGTGAAAATTGGTATAAAAAACATCATAATTCCTAAGCTAAAAACTAAAAATGAGTTTGTAGAAATTACAAAAATTAAGGCTAATTTATCTTTTATTTTATTGGTAGAGCATCCTTTGTTTTTAATTGAACTAAAATCTGTTTTGAAAAACAAAAAACTTATTAGTAGTATTATAGCTATTGGGATAGGGACACATGATTATTTGACATTTATGAAGAGTTCAGAGGATTCTGCTAATTTTAATTTTATTAGATTACAGCTTCTAAATATTGGAAAGGCTTATGGTGTAGATTGTTTGGATTATGCTTCAATGAATATAAAAAATGAAGATGAGTTCAAAAGATCTATAAACAATACTTATAAGCTTGGTTTTGACGGTAAGTTTCTTGTACATCCTATTCAAAAAAAATGGGTTGATGTATATTTTGAACAAACACAAAAAGAAGAAACTGAATGGGCAAAACGGATTATTTCACATTTGCCAGCTGGATCATCGGAAGATATTGAACCATTTATTATTGATGGTGAAATTATTGAAAAACCACACGTTAGAAAAGCATTAAATATTTTAAATAATGAAACCAAGTAA